One genomic window of Streptomyces sp. WP-1 includes the following:
- a CDS encoding universal stress protein: MDLPVLVGVDGSEESLRAVDRAAEEAALRGAPLRLVYASLWERYEGSLIAQEVGKPAEEVMGQDIMDAAERRAHRHHPELRLTTAVLADEPSFGLVNESGTARLLVVGCRGRNAVTELLLGSVSLSVAARAHCPVIVLRGGPERRTTPGRVVLGVADKDAGPAAVRFAAEEAALRGVPLEAVRAWRRPAHGTTGHPLLADGPAQAQEEEAADALEEALRDLPEGLERRRTAEGPARDVLVDASRDAGLLVVGARRRSGRFGPQLGRVAHGVLHHAACPVAVVPETD; encoded by the coding sequence ATGGACCTGCCCGTTCTCGTGGGGGTCGACGGCTCCGAGGAGAGCCTGCGCGCCGTGGACCGGGCCGCCGAGGAGGCCGCCCTGCGCGGGGCGCCGCTCCGGCTGGTCTACGCCTCGCTCTGGGAGCGCTACGAGGGTTCCCTCATCGCCCAGGAGGTCGGGAAACCGGCCGAGGAGGTGATGGGCCAGGACATCATGGACGCCGCCGAACGCCGGGCCCACCGGCACCACCCGGAACTGCGGCTCACCACCGCCGTGCTGGCCGACGAACCCTCGTTCGGACTGGTGAACGAGAGCGGCACCGCCCGCCTCCTGGTCGTCGGCTGCCGGGGCCGCAACGCCGTCACCGAGCTGCTGCTCGGCTCCGTGAGCCTGTCGGTCGCCGCCCGCGCCCACTGCCCGGTGATCGTGCTGCGCGGCGGCCCCGAGCGGCGGACGACCCCCGGCCGCGTCGTGCTCGGCGTCGCCGACAAGGACGCGGGACCGGCCGCCGTACGGTTCGCCGCCGAGGAGGCGGCGCTGCGCGGGGTGCCCCTGGAGGCCGTACGGGCGTGGCGGCGGCCCGCGCACGGCACCACCGGGCATCCCCTGCTCGCCGACGGGCCCGCCCAGGCACAGGAGGAAGAGGCCGCCGACGCGCTGGAGGAGGCCCTGCGGGACCTCCCCGAGGGGCTGGAGCGGCGGCGCACCGCCGAGGGGCCCGCCCGCGACGTCCTCGTCGACGCCTCCCGGGACGCCGGACTGCTCGTCGTCGGCGCCCGGCGCCGCTCCGGACGGTTCGGCCCCCAGCTCGGCCGGGTCGCCCACGGCGTACTGCACCACGCGGCCTGCCCGGTGGCCGTCGTACCGGAAACCGACTGA
- a CDS encoding CBS domain-containing protein, translating into MYGTPHTVSDVMTTTVAAVGRRAPFKELVEMMQDWQVSALPVIEGEGLVVGVVSEADMLPKEELRDDPAEEYRQLRPPADMAKGEALTAGDLMTSPAVTVRADATLAEAARTMARARVKRLPVVDGTGMLEGVVSRADLLKVFLRGDQEIEEEVRREIVARLFPPPDSAVELRVEDGVVTVVGRIRDTSLVPVAARLVRAVEGVVDVCFDLAPGRRPGQA; encoded by the coding sequence ATGTACGGCACCCCGCACACCGTCAGCGACGTCATGACGACCACCGTCGCCGCCGTCGGCCGCCGTGCTCCCTTCAAGGAGCTGGTGGAGATGATGCAGGACTGGCAGGTCAGCGCCCTGCCCGTGATCGAGGGCGAGGGCCTGGTGGTCGGCGTGGTCTCCGAGGCCGACATGCTGCCCAAGGAGGAGCTGCGGGACGACCCGGCCGAGGAGTACCGGCAGCTGCGGCCGCCCGCCGACATGGCCAAGGGCGAGGCGCTCACCGCCGGGGACCTGATGACCTCCCCCGCCGTCACCGTGCGCGCGGACGCCACCCTCGCGGAGGCCGCCCGGACCATGGCCCGCGCCCGGGTCAAGCGGCTGCCCGTGGTGGACGGGACCGGGATGCTGGAGGGCGTCGTCAGCCGCGCCGATCTGCTCAAGGTCTTCCTGCGCGGCGACCAGGAGATCGAGGAGGAGGTGCGCCGGGAGATCGTGGCGCGGCTCTTCCCGCCGCCGGACTCGGCCGTGGAACTGCGGGTGGAGGACGGCGTGGTGACCGTCGTCGGGCGGATTCGGGACACCTCCCTGGTCCCGGTGGCGGCCCGGCTGGTGCGGGCGGTCGAGGGCGTGGTGGACGTGTGCTTCGACCTGGCACCCGGTCGGCGGCCGGGACAGGCGTGA
- a CDS encoding universal stress protein: MDQDVSEPRVVVGVDGSPSSFAAVRWAVRYAGLVGGAVEAVAAWEVPLYGWSAPAVDMYIDEEATREQMTRELTEVLGADAAAGVRTRLAHGDPAEILLRAAEGAEVLVVGSRGRGGFARVMLGSVSQRVAAHAACPVVVVRAEET, from the coding sequence ATGGACCAGGACGTCTCCGAGCCCCGGGTCGTGGTGGGGGTCGACGGCTCGCCGTCCTCCTTCGCGGCGGTGCGCTGGGCCGTGCGCTACGCCGGGCTCGTCGGCGGCGCGGTGGAGGCCGTCGCGGCCTGGGAGGTGCCGCTGTACGGCTGGTCCGCGCCCGCGGTGGACATGTACATCGACGAGGAGGCCACCCGCGAGCAGATGACGCGGGAGCTGACCGAGGTGCTCGGCGCGGACGCGGCCGCCGGGGTGCGCACCCGCCTGGCCCACGGCGACCCCGCCGAGATCCTGCTCCGGGCCGCCGAGGGCGCCGAGGTCCTGGTCGTCGGCAGCCGGGGCCGGGGCGGTTTCGCCCGCGTCATGCTCGGCTCGGTCAGCCAGCGCGTCGCCGCGCACGCCGCGTGCCCGGTGGTGGTCGTCCGCGCCGAGGAGACCTGA
- a CDS encoding universal stress protein has protein sequence MTRTVTAGLDDSPESRAAVEWAAREAALRDLPLRILHVREPEAGTDTDRAAAEEWARTVRESAAGLRLRHPGIEVVTDEVIGEPAGALAEAADGAELLALGSRGLGRLGGFLVGSAGLYTIAHTTRPVVLVRAGEAAADEHQPDPSGVPSAATAFRPVVLGLDIDDPEGPSEALLEFAFDAAARRGAALRVVHGWTPPPYAAYGIPADPPVPPSFGRRAATLLTGVLRPWRQKFPDVEVSEASRAGNSAPVLIDAARDASLVVVGRRIRTSPYGIHIGHVTHAVLHHVAAPVAVVAHS, from the coding sequence ATGACCCGAACCGTCACCGCGGGCCTCGACGACTCGCCCGAGAGCCGGGCCGCCGTCGAATGGGCGGCGCGCGAAGCCGCGCTGCGCGACCTGCCGTTGCGGATCCTGCATGTGCGCGAGCCCGAGGCCGGCACCGACACCGACCGTGCCGCCGCCGAGGAATGGGCCCGCACGGTCCGGGAGTCCGCGGCGGGCCTGCGGCTGCGCCACCCCGGCATCGAGGTGGTCACCGACGAGGTCATCGGCGAACCGGCCGGGGCCCTGGCCGAGGCGGCCGACGGCGCGGAACTGCTGGCGCTCGGCTCCCGGGGGCTCGGCCGGCTCGGCGGGTTCCTGGTCGGCTCGGCCGGGCTGTACACCATCGCGCACACGACGCGTCCGGTGGTACTGGTCCGCGCGGGTGAGGCGGCCGCCGACGAACACCAGCCGGACCCCTCGGGCGTCCCCTCCGCCGCGACCGCCTTCCGGCCCGTCGTCCTCGGCCTCGACATCGACGACCCCGAGGGCCCCAGCGAGGCCCTGCTGGAGTTCGCCTTCGACGCCGCCGCGCGCCGCGGCGCCGCGCTGCGGGTCGTGCACGGCTGGACGCCGCCGCCGTACGCCGCGTACGGCATCCCCGCCGACCCGCCGGTCCCGCCCTCCTTCGGGCGCCGGGCCGCGACCCTGCTCACCGGGGTGCTGCGGCCCTGGCGGCAGAAGTTCCCGGACGTCGAGGTGAGCGAGGCGAGCCGGGCCGGCAACTCCGCGCCGGTCCTGATCGACGCCGCCCGGGACGCCTCCCTGGTGGTCGTGGGCCGCCGCATCCGCACGAGCCCGTACGGCATCCACATCGGCCATGTCACCCACGCCGTCCTGCACCACGTCGCCGCGCCCGTGGCCGTCGTCGCGCACAGCTGA
- a CDS encoding universal stress protein — protein MPLPLVVGVDGSDCGLLAVDWAADEAVRLGLPLRLVHASLWERYEGRLPSPGGEPSAPQARAEHIVASATERVHRRTPDLKVDSAVLAEDPVAALLAEGDNATAVVTGSRGRGELKGLLLGSMGPALAGRASGPVIVVRGDAAGLGGTHERVLLGVGEPGTSDTAARFALREAAARRCVLDAVRAWRRCGDRSEDGTAPDHEDEAADLIDKLLRAPLTEHPDVRAARTVLEGPAGTVLLHRSAAADLLVLGVRRERGHTGLQLGRVTHRLLHHAKCPVAVVPRLP, from the coding sequence ATGCCCCTGCCCCTGGTCGTGGGTGTCGACGGCTCCGATTGCGGCCTGCTGGCGGTGGACTGGGCGGCCGACGAGGCGGTCCGGCTGGGCCTGCCGCTGCGGCTCGTGCACGCCTCGCTCTGGGAGCGCTACGAGGGCCGGCTCCCCTCGCCCGGCGGCGAACCGTCCGCTCCCCAGGCGAGGGCCGAGCACATCGTGGCCTCGGCGACCGAGCGCGTCCACCGGCGCACCCCGGACCTGAAGGTGGACTCCGCCGTCCTGGCCGAGGACCCGGTCGCCGCGCTGCTCGCCGAGGGCGACAACGCCACCGCCGTGGTGACCGGCAGCCGGGGCCGGGGCGAGCTGAAGGGGCTGCTGCTCGGCTCGATGGGACCGGCCCTCGCCGGTCGGGCGTCCGGTCCGGTGATCGTGGTCCGCGGGGACGCGGCGGGGCTCGGCGGCACCCATGAGCGGGTGCTGCTCGGCGTCGGCGAGCCCGGCACCAGTGACACCGCCGCCCGCTTCGCGCTGCGCGAGGCCGCCGCCCGCCGGTGCGTCCTGGACGCGGTGCGCGCCTGGCGCCGCTGCGGCGACCGGTCCGAGGACGGGACCGCACCGGATCACGAGGACGAGGCCGCCGACCTGATCGACAAGCTGCTCCGGGCCCCGCTGACCGAGCACCCGGACGTACGGGCCGCCCGGACCGTGCTGGAGGGCCCGGCCGGCACGGTCCTCCTGCACCGCTCGGCCGCCGCCGATCTGCTGGTCCTCGGGGTACGGCGGGAGCGCGGGCACACCGGGCTCCAACTGGGCCGGGTGACGCACCGGTTGCTGCACCACGCCAAGTGCCCGGTGGCCGTCGTACCCCGACTCCCTTGA
- a CDS encoding CBS domain-containing protein has translation MTHLPQAGPPPGAPSVAGRAGVGRLMTAPPVTVAPDATLAQATRLMAETAVGSLLVVEDGALRGIVTDRDLALRGLGEGLPPDSRIDAVMSPRVVTLDAGDEIHEAYRTFRRTGVRRLPVLDEGRPVGVLTLDDLLLDVFRRMADLLGPVAWSVLREPPGPP, from the coding sequence ATGACCCATCTCCCCCAGGCCGGTCCCCCGCCCGGCGCGCCCTCCGTGGCGGGTCGGGCCGGCGTCGGCCGGCTGATGACCGCGCCGCCCGTGACCGTCGCGCCGGACGCCACCCTGGCACAGGCCACCCGGCTGATGGCCGAGACCGCCGTCGGCTCCCTGCTGGTCGTCGAGGACGGCGCCCTGCGCGGCATCGTCACCGACCGCGATCTGGCGCTGCGCGGTCTCGGCGAGGGGCTGCCGCCGGACAGCCGGATCGACGCGGTGATGTCGCCCCGGGTGGTCACCCTGGACGCGGGCGACGAGATCCACGAGGCGTACCGCACCTTCCGCCGCACCGGTGTGCGCCGGCTGCCCGTGCTGGACGAGGGCCGTCCGGTGGGCGTGCTCACCCTGGACGATCTGCTGCTGGACGTGTTCCGGCGGATGGCGGACCTGCTGGGGCCGGTGGCCTGGAGCGTGCTGCGGGAGCCGCCGGGGCCGCCGTGA
- a CDS encoding phosphoketolase gives MTEAAPQEAALSEEELRTLDAHWRAANYLAAGQIYLMANPLLTEPLRPEHIKPRLLGHWGTSPGLNLVYTHLNRVIKARDLDALCVWGPGHGGPAVLAGSWLEGSYSETYPDISRDGAGMEQLFRQFSFPGGVPSHVAPETPGSIHEGGELGYSLAHAYGAAFDNPGLLVTCVIGDGEAETGPLAASWHSDKFLDPVHDGAVLPILHLNGYKIANPTVLSRLPESELDALLRGYGHEPLYVTGEDPTEVHRALAAALDDALDRIARMQRGAREGGSTERVHWPMIVLRTPKGWTGPAEVDGLPVEGTWRAHQVPLPGVRENPAHLRQLEQWLRSYRPEELFGPDGRPSADVLACVPEGARRLGANPHANGGVLLRDLPLPPLDTFAVAVDKPGTALHEPTRILGDLLEQVMEDTRERRDFRLVGPDETASNRLQAVFDASGKAWQAEVLPVDEHLSRHGRVLEILSEHLCQGWLEGYLLTGRHGLFSCYEAFVHIVDSMVNQHIKWLKTSRQLTWRAPIASLNYLLTSHVWRQDHNGFSHQDPGFVDHVLNKSPEVVRVYLPPDANTLLSVADHVLRSRDYVNVVVAGKQPCFDWLTMDQARAHCARGAGIWEWAGTENGGEPDVVLACAGDVPTQEVLAAAQLLRRHLPDLAVRVVNVVDMTRLLPHDEHPHGMTDFEYDGLFTTDKPVIFAYHGYPWLIHRLAYRRTGHQNLHVRGYKESGTTTTPFDMVVRNDLDRYRLVMDVIDRVPGLAVRAAAVRQTMADARSRHHDWIREHGTDLPEVAEWTWGG, from the coding sequence ATGACCGAGGCCGCCCCCCAGGAAGCCGCTCTCAGCGAGGAGGAGCTGCGCACCCTGGACGCGCACTGGCGCGCCGCCAACTACCTGGCCGCCGGCCAGATCTACCTCATGGCCAACCCGCTGCTGACCGAACCACTGCGCCCCGAGCACATCAAGCCGCGGCTGCTCGGCCACTGGGGCACCTCGCCCGGGCTCAACCTCGTCTACACCCACCTCAACCGCGTCATCAAGGCCCGCGACCTGGACGCGCTGTGCGTCTGGGGGCCGGGGCACGGCGGCCCGGCGGTCCTCGCGGGCTCCTGGCTGGAGGGCAGTTACAGCGAGACCTACCCGGACATCAGCCGGGACGGGGCCGGCATGGAGCAGCTGTTCCGGCAGTTCTCCTTCCCCGGCGGCGTGCCCAGCCATGTGGCCCCCGAGACGCCCGGCTCCATCCACGAGGGCGGCGAACTCGGCTACTCCCTCGCACACGCCTACGGCGCCGCCTTCGACAACCCCGGTCTGCTCGTGACCTGCGTGATCGGCGACGGCGAGGCGGAGACCGGGCCGCTCGCCGCGTCCTGGCACTCCGACAAGTTCCTCGACCCGGTGCACGACGGCGCCGTCCTGCCCATCCTGCACCTCAACGGCTACAAGATCGCCAACCCGACCGTGCTCTCCCGGCTCCCCGAGAGCGAACTCGACGCCCTGCTGCGCGGATACGGCCACGAGCCGCTGTACGTCACCGGCGAGGACCCCACCGAGGTGCACCGCGCCCTCGCCGCCGCCCTGGACGACGCGCTGGACCGGATCGCGCGGATGCAGCGCGGCGCCCGGGAGGGCGGGAGCACCGAGCGGGTGCACTGGCCGATGATCGTGCTGCGCACCCCCAAGGGCTGGACCGGACCCGCCGAGGTGGACGGCCTGCCCGTCGAGGGCACCTGGCGCGCCCACCAGGTCCCGCTGCCGGGCGTGCGCGAGAACCCCGCGCATCTGCGGCAGTTGGAGCAGTGGCTGCGCTCCTACCGCCCCGAGGAACTGTTCGGCCCGGACGGCCGGCCCAGCGCCGACGTCCTCGCCTGCGTCCCCGAGGGCGCCCGCCGCCTCGGCGCCAACCCGCACGCCAACGGCGGTGTCCTGCTGCGCGATCTGCCGCTGCCGCCCCTGGACACCTTCGCCGTGGCCGTCGACAAGCCGGGCACCGCCCTGCACGAACCCACCCGGATCCTCGGCGACCTCCTCGAACAGGTCATGGAGGACACCCGCGAACGCCGGGACTTCCGGCTCGTCGGCCCGGACGAGACCGCCTCCAACCGGCTCCAGGCCGTCTTCGACGCCAGCGGCAAGGCATGGCAGGCCGAGGTGCTCCCGGTGGACGAGCACCTCTCACGGCACGGCCGGGTGCTGGAGATCCTCTCCGAACACCTCTGCCAGGGCTGGCTGGAGGGCTATCTGCTCACCGGCCGGCACGGACTGTTCTCCTGCTACGAGGCGTTCGTGCACATCGTCGACTCGATGGTCAACCAGCACATCAAGTGGCTCAAGACCTCACGGCAGTTGACATGGCGGGCTCCCATCGCTTCCCTCAACTACCTGCTCACCTCGCACGTCTGGCGCCAGGACCACAACGGGTTCTCGCACCAGGACCCCGGCTTCGTGGACCACGTCCTCAACAAGAGCCCCGAGGTCGTCCGCGTCTATCTGCCGCCGGACGCCAACACCCTGCTCTCGGTGGCCGATCATGTGCTGCGCAGCCGCGACTACGTCAATGTCGTCGTCGCCGGCAAGCAGCCCTGCTTCGACTGGCTGACCATGGACCAGGCCCGCGCCCACTGCGCGCGCGGCGCCGGGATCTGGGAGTGGGCCGGCACCGAGAACGGCGGCGAACCCGATGTCGTCCTCGCCTGCGCCGGTGACGTCCCCACCCAAGAGGTGCTGGCCGCCGCCCAGTTGCTGCGCCGGCACCTGCCCGATCTCGCGGTGCGGGTCGTCAACGTGGTCGACATGACCCGGCTGCTGCCGCACGACGAACACCCGCACGGCATGACCGACTTCGAGTACGACGGCCTGTTCACCACCGACAAGCCCGTCATCTTCGCATACCACGGCTACCCCTGGCTGATCCACCGCCTCGCCTACCGCCGCACCGGCCACCAGAACCTCCATGTGCGCGGCTACAAGGAGTCGGGCACCACGACCACCCCGTTCGACATGGTCGTCCGCAACGACCTCGACCGCTACCGCCTCGTCATGGACGTCATCGACCGCGTCCCGGGCCTCGCGGTGCGCGCCGCCGCCGTCCGCCAGACCATGGCCGACGCCCGCAGCCGCCACCACGACTGGATCCGCGAGCACGGCACGGATCTGCCCGAGGTCGCGGAGTGGACCTGGGGCGGCTGA
- a CDS encoding TIGR03943 family protein: MRRLVQSLLLKLTGLGLLRITLLDDTYLRYVKPGLRPVLIASGVVLLLLGIAAAFSRTGNRGHAHGGHEGHTPEAREGHAHDAHEGHTHDRDDGGHEGHDGHDHSGTPRIAWLLALPALSLLLFAPPALGAYTAARSGPEPVAVQKKGFEPLPATSPLPLTLTDFTKRVQQDRSRAIEGRTVRLTGFVTPDAAGDGWYLTRIIFTCCAADSQTVKVHVYGPGSTEPPAADTWLAVTGTWHPAGILGTKSAPAALDVRQTTPIARPINAFSDDLPITPG; encoded by the coding sequence GTGAGACGCCTCGTCCAGAGTCTGCTGCTGAAGCTGACCGGCCTCGGCCTGCTGCGCATCACGCTGCTCGACGACACGTACCTGCGCTACGTCAAGCCCGGACTGCGCCCCGTGCTCATCGCCTCCGGTGTCGTCCTGCTCCTGCTGGGGATCGCGGCGGCCTTCTCCCGGACCGGGAACCGGGGGCACGCCCACGGCGGCCACGAAGGACACACGCCTGAAGCCCGCGAAGGGCACGCCCATGACGCCCACGAAGGGCACACGCACGACCGTGACGACGGCGGCCACGAGGGGCACGACGGCCACGACCACTCCGGCACCCCCAGGATCGCCTGGCTGCTCGCCCTCCCCGCGCTGAGCCTCCTCCTCTTCGCCCCGCCGGCCCTCGGCGCCTACACCGCCGCCCGCTCCGGACCCGAGCCGGTCGCCGTGCAGAAGAAGGGCTTCGAGCCGCTGCCCGCGACCTCCCCGCTGCCGCTGACCCTCACGGACTTCACCAAGCGCGTCCAGCAGGACCGCAGCCGGGCCATCGAGGGCCGTACCGTCCGCCTGACCGGCTTCGTCACGCCCGACGCGGCGGGCGATGGCTGGTACCTGACCCGGATCATCTTCACCTGCTGCGCCGCCGACTCCCAGACCGTCAAGGTCCATGTCTACGGCCCCGGCTCCACCGAGCCGCCCGCCGCCGACACCTGGCTCGCGGTCACCGGCACCTGGCACCCCGCGGGCATCCTCGGCACCAAGTCGGCACCGGCCGCGCTCGACGTCCGCCAGACCACCCCGATCGCCCGGCCGATCAACGCCTTCAGCGACGATCTGCCGATCACCCCGGGCTAG
- a CDS encoding GAF domain-containing protein codes for MIEAEEPGVRLPQLKLDELLEELQARIDAARGTRDRVHSLLEAVLSVGRELDLEQVLHSIVEAAAALVDAEYAALGVIGPDGTTLAAFHTVGLSEERIADIGPYPEGHGILGELIRHPEPLRLPKLSAHPSSYGFPAGHPPMNTFLGVPIRVRGQVFGNLYLTEKRGGADFDEEDESVLATLAVAAGVAIDNARLYEDSRLRERWLLANAEISHSLMSGSERAEALDLIAERAREITGSALAAVAMPMPDTEALGVEIAVGAQADAHRGLVLPLDNSLMGLAFTAAAPVTSDDVARDTRVGQDPPRFEGLGPAVAVPIGTGEGGARGVLLLARDSDRPAFSGKETEMLRGFAAQAAIAMELAERRQAAQQIALLEDRDRIARDLHDLAIQRLFATGMTLQSAGRFIEHPEASERVLRAVDDLDETIKIIRSTIFGLRAREGAAAGGLRARAVRVAGEAAPVLGFAPSVRMEGLVDTDVPGEIADHVVAVLSEALTNIARHAHAGRAEVLLATDGREVRLRISDNGVGIPSGGRRSGLRNMAERAERLGGRLDMARTEGGGATLEWRVPLRAS; via the coding sequence GTGATCGAAGCGGAGGAGCCCGGCGTGCGGCTGCCGCAGCTGAAGCTGGACGAGCTGCTGGAGGAACTGCAGGCCAGGATCGACGCGGCCCGCGGTACCCGGGACCGGGTGCACAGCCTGCTGGAGGCGGTCCTCTCCGTCGGCCGCGAGCTGGACCTGGAACAGGTCCTGCACTCCATCGTGGAGGCCGCGGCGGCGCTGGTGGACGCGGAGTACGCGGCGCTGGGCGTCATCGGCCCGGACGGCACGACCCTCGCCGCGTTCCACACCGTGGGCCTGTCCGAGGAGCGGATCGCCGACATCGGCCCCTATCCGGAGGGCCACGGCATCCTGGGCGAGCTGATCCGCCACCCGGAGCCCCTGCGCCTGCCGAAGCTCTCCGCGCACCCGTCGTCGTACGGCTTCCCGGCCGGGCATCCGCCGATGAACACCTTCCTCGGCGTCCCGATCCGCGTCCGCGGCCAGGTCTTCGGCAATCTGTACCTCACCGAGAAGCGCGGCGGCGCCGACTTCGACGAGGAGGACGAGTCGGTCCTCGCCACCCTCGCCGTCGCCGCGGGCGTCGCCATCGACAACGCCCGCCTCTACGAGGACTCCCGGCTGCGCGAACGCTGGCTGCTGGCCAACGCCGAGATCAGCCACAGCCTGATGTCCGGCAGCGAGCGCGCCGAGGCCCTGGACCTGATCGCCGAACGCGCCCGGGAGATCACCGGCTCGGCGCTCGCCGCCGTCGCGATGCCGATGCCGGACACCGAGGCGCTCGGCGTGGAGATCGCGGTCGGCGCCCAGGCCGACGCCCACCGCGGCCTCGTACTGCCCCTGGACAACAGCCTGATGGGCCTGGCCTTCACCGCCGCCGCCCCGGTCACCAGCGACGACGTCGCCCGTGACACCCGCGTCGGCCAGGACCCGCCGCGCTTCGAGGGACTCGGCCCCGCCGTCGCCGTCCCGATCGGCACCGGCGAGGGCGGCGCCCGCGGTGTGCTGCTGCTGGCCCGCGACAGCGACCGGCCGGCGTTCTCCGGCAAGGAGACCGAGATGCTGCGGGGCTTCGCCGCGCAGGCCGCGATCGCCATGGAGCTGGCCGAGCGCCGGCAGGCCGCCCAGCAGATCGCCCTCCTGGAGGACCGCGACCGCATCGCCCGGGACCTGCACGACCTCGCCATCCAGCGGCTCTTCGCCACCGGCATGACCCTCCAGAGCGCGGGCCGCTTCATCGAGCACCCGGAGGCGTCCGAGCGGGTCCTGCGCGCCGTGGACGACCTGGACGAGACCATCAAGATCATCCGTTCGACCATCTTCGGACTGCGCGCCCGCGAGGGCGCGGCGGCCGGCGGACTGCGGGCCCGCGCGGTCCGGGTGGCGGGCGAGGCCGCCCCGGTGCTGGGCTTCGCGCCCAGCGTGCGCATGGAGGGCCTGGTCGACACCGACGTACCGGGCGAGATCGCCGACCATGTGGTGGCCGTACTCTCCGAGGCCCTCACCAACATCGCCCGGCACGCCCACGCCGGCCGGGCCGAGGTGCTGCTCGCCACCGACGGCCGCGAGGTGCGCCTGCGCATCAGCGACAACGGCGTCGGCATCCCCTCCGGCGGCCGCCGCAGCGGGCTGCGCAACATGGCGGAACGCGCGGAACGGCTCGGCGGCCGGCTCGACATGGCGAGAACCGAAGGGGGCGGGGCCACACTGGAGTGGCGGGTCCCGCTGCGAGCCTCGTAA
- a CDS encoding response regulator transcription factor codes for MTETRTFTAQDPIRVFLLDDHEVVRRGLADLLDAEPDISVVGDADTAAHALVRGPALRPHVAVLDVRLPDGDGISVCRELRDKMPELACLMLTSFDDEDALLDAIMAGASGYVLKQIKGSDLVSAVRTVASGQSMLDPATTARLMRSLRADPAETPSLPPELASLSPRERDILALIGDGLTNREIGRRLYLSEKTVKNHISRLLAKLGVQRRVQAAVLASQLEPQGTKEHSGR; via the coding sequence ATGACCGAGACACGCACCTTCACGGCACAGGACCCGATCCGGGTGTTCCTCCTGGACGACCATGAGGTCGTCCGGCGCGGCCTGGCGGATCTCCTGGACGCCGAGCCGGACATCTCCGTCGTCGGCGACGCCGACACCGCCGCGCACGCGCTGGTCCGGGGCCCCGCCCTGCGCCCGCATGTCGCGGTGCTGGACGTACGGCTGCCCGACGGGGACGGCATCTCGGTCTGCCGCGAGCTGCGCGACAAGATGCCGGAGCTGGCGTGCCTGATGCTCACCTCGTTCGACGACGAGGACGCCCTGCTGGACGCGATCATGGCCGGCGCGTCCGGCTATGTGCTCAAGCAGATCAAGGGCTCGGACCTGGTCTCGGCGGTGCGCACGGTCGCCTCCGGGCAGTCGATGCTGGACCCGGCGACGACGGCCCGGCTGATGCGCTCGCTGCGGGCCGACCCGGCGGAGACGCCGTCGCTGCCGCCGGAGCTGGCGAGCCTGTCGCCGCGTGAGCGGGACATCCTGGCGCTGATCGGGGACGGTCTGACCAACCGTGAGATCGGCAGGCGGCTGTACCTGTCGGAGAAGACGGTCAAGAACCACATCTCCCGGCTGCTGGCCAAGCTCGGTGTGCAGCGCCGGGTCCAGGCCGCCGTGCTCGCCTCGCAACTGGAGCCGCAGGGCACGAAGGAGCACTCCGGCCGCTGA
- a CDS encoding pyridoxamine 5'-phosphate oxidase family protein translates to MIPRHDTAQRRIDLDRTEALRLLGSVSLGRIVFTRQALPTVRPVNHVLDGGDIVIRTHEAAALTSHARRGADGGVVVAYEADAIDPETHLGWSVVVTGYARLVTDPAELARLRELLHPWAPPEDMDQAVRIRPDLVTGVRLAGGAG, encoded by the coding sequence ATGATCCCTCGTCACGACACGGCACAGCGCCGCATCGACCTCGACCGTACGGAGGCGCTGCGGCTGCTGGGCAGCGTGTCCCTGGGCCGGATCGTGTTCACCCGGCAGGCGCTGCCGACCGTCCGCCCGGTCAACCACGTGCTGGACGGCGGGGACATCGTGATCCGCACCCATGAGGCCGCCGCGCTGACCTCGCACGCCCGCCGGGGCGCGGACGGCGGGGTCGTCGTCGCGTACGAGGCCGACGCCATCGACCCCGAGACCCATCTCGGCTGGAGCGTCGTGGTGACGGGGTACGCCCGGCTGGTCACGGACCCGGCCGAACTGGCCCGGCTGCGGGAGCTGTTGCATCCCTGGGCGCCGCCGGAGGACATGGACCAGGCGGTGCGCATCCGCCCGGACCTGGTCACCGGGGTGCGGCTGGCGGGCGGGGCCGGCTGA